The window TAAGTAATTGCTTTCAAATCAAATAACATGTTTCTCTGAAGTGACTGAAATAATGTTTGTACATGACGAGAACCATTAATTTATAACATGAAGCCTGTACATGTGTAACAGTGTTTTCATAAAGGTATTTTTCTGTATCATTTGAAGACATGTCTGCCAACTGAGGCCTGGGCGAGGTTATGAAATAAGCGTGTGTGTCTGTACACACGTTTCATGTGGAAAGCTGTATCGTTGGTCAGAAAAATTTTggaaaagcatttcttttcttgTCAGACACAAAGAAAGGCCTACAGGAAAACTTGATTCAGTAGAGCAGATGATCGATACAAACACATTTCCCATGACTCTTCGATCAGTACTGAAGCTCTTGTCAATGCTGATGTTTTTCTAACGAAAATCTGTGATTTCTGTAGGACATTCACATAGGCAAAGGGCCACTGAGAATCTGATGAACtgcatttttttgctttggtGTAGCAGTGGGACTATTACTCAGGTGTCACAGCCGAGAAATAGACCAGTGGAACAGGCTGTTCCTTCACCCAGTCAGTGACTAACTTTGCACACCTGCATGGCTTTTAAAACCCCTCACGTATGTTATGTAGTGGTCAATGGGACAACAAGTGATGGAAGGTCACACAGTTGACTCCCGGTGAACTGATGGTCTCTGGCAGTATCCATTCACTGGGTTTTTAATTGATCATTTAATTTGTTTATACACTAGCATGTGTGAACTAGCATGAAAGACACGtgagaggggacagaggaggaatgtatgtatgtgtgagcACAGCATGCGTGCAAAATTGCtgtgtagctttttacatgttgGTTGAACTTTTATATTTATTGATGTTAAGAGTTTCAGCTGTACTGGCACCGTTAGGCAGTACTGCCTGGAGCCTGCTGTCTGCCTCGGACTCCTTGAGCTGAAGGCTACAGAGAGTGCCTGCAGCCACGGAAGGAGCCTGCCATCTCTGTTTGTAATCCTTCACTAATGTGCTGTTGGTATCTATGAGGGAATTGACTGTGCTTTTATCAAAACTTCACCTGTTTTTATCCCACCAGGCACATCCATGCCTACAACTAGTTTGGAGTTTGCTACATTTTTATGTCTCAACCCAGTGGAGCCTTTGTACTGCCCATCCTTGAAATACATACACATTTCAGTGTAGTACTTGTAGTTTGTAACATATGTTTGTGGATTATGTTGAAATGTAGCTGCTTTCACATCTCAGGTATCTGGAGTGACCTAGACCCTAGAGGACGCAGAGCTGAGTATGTCTTGCTGTGATACTGGTGAAATCAGCTCAGATAAATTGGGATAATTACATGAAAACAAGAATCACTTCCACTGctttcaggaggaaaaagagTAAATTTGCATAAAACGTGAAAGACCAGCTCTAATGTGCTCCTTTCTACACTTCTTTACAGGCAAATCCGTGACACTGTACACTGGATGTTCAGTGAACCAATGCTTGTTTACTATATTGGTGTGTTTCGAGATGCTTTTTGGCCAAATGGAAAGTTAGCACCACCACCGAGAGCTAAGAGCGATGAACAAAAGCAAGAGACAAAACAGAGAGCACAGCAGAAACTACTTGAAAACATTCCAGGTGAGATCACTTCCTTTCTGCTTAATCACAGGTTTAATAACTACTACGGAAACAGGCTAATCAAATACTGTTCTGttgcattttcagatttttcctgtAGAGTTCTAAGTTACGGTTATTTGCATAAATAAGGATAACTTTGGCCATATTCTTTGCTTCTCCTGTATGCCTGGTAAAGGGCGTAGATTTGGGTGTTACTGGTGGATGCAAAATCCAGTTTTGCTGTACTTCTGTATGTAATATTCATCAAGGAACCTAAGTTAAGTCAAGGTGCTCTCTGCTGGTTCTCGGTGAGCAAATACCAGGTGGTTGTGCTCCCTGAACTACTTGACAGATAGGGAGAGTGGTACCACCCCAATTACTTCTctcttttacatttcaaaattgAAGAGGGAGGTCTGCCCACACTGTCAGTGTTGTGTGTTGCTGTCTATTTCTGATGAGAAGTTTCAGGGCACTGAATGCTAGAGGGACCTGCGGCTTGGACAGAATCATCCTAGATTAAGTGGAGTTTCCAGTACTTTCCCTTGTCTGCCCTTTCCTCCCAAGCCCAGGCAGCTTCCTCTTTGGCATGCACGCTTCTGGGGGCACCGTTCTGAGATGCTCCATCCCGTCCCATTCACAGGACAGGGAGTTCCATTTCATAATTATGACTCTTCGGAGATCACATAAACCCAAAGGCACCTATCTGGAAAGAACCACAATCATTCCATTTAGCCCTTGGAAACACACTTAAACATAGCTTGAATGCATTCTGTCTCCCCTCCATCTGAATGGAACGTACTTTAATGAGCTATTTTATGGCTTCACTGAGATCTCATATACCCCCTTGCATTAGGTTGTTTAATCAACTTTTACTGCAAAAATAGCAGCAGGTATGCATGCAAAATATTCAACATTTGATGGGTGAACGACCCTCCATTTACTCTCTCTGTTACATACTCCTCACCTGCTTACCTAGAAGAGCCTTCCCTAGTtagtttgtggtttgttttggttttttttctgagttcgGAGAGATGTCAGGACATAGCTGAACGCACTTTAAATGAATGATGAAGCACTGGATCACTATTTATTCTCTAATCCAAAATGTAAATAATTGACTTAGAATTCTCTTATCTGCTTACTTGTGGGAAGTATTTTCTGTGAAGATTGAGAGGCAATTAAAGTGCTAAATCTGTTTTAACTATTCTAGGAATTCTTTGTGGCTGAAGGTGCATTTAAGTGAGTGGTTTAATAATGTATGAGATTAGATTTGAGTCTGCAAGGCGAAGTACCTAAAAGGCGTACTGTGTATCATGTTAAAACACTTTAAATGTTGTCACTGAGATGTATACATTATTATTTACCTTGGGTAACTTGAAAAGATACCCTTATTCTCAACCTGTGACCTATGTGTTTTTAAAAGGTTGGTGAATGGGGACTATGCATCTTGTAACGAAGGGCCGTGGAGtgcagtggttttgttttccctccttgGTGGGTAGTAGTGTTAGCTGGAGGCTTTGCCTAGTGTGAGTGAAACAATGTAAGCTGATGTCACATTTGTTGCAGATGCTCTGCAGAGTCTTGTTGGACAACAAAATGCCCGTCATGGGGTAGTGAAAGTGTTCAATGCTTTGCAAGAAAGAAAGGCTAACAAGCATCTACTCTATGTGAGTAAGCAGAAAAGTAGCCTTTTAACTTTCTAATCCTGTTAATTGCTGAGCTCTGCTCACTCAGCGCTAAAGCctggggtgtgtgttttcacagAGATTTATGTTGGAGCGTTGTTCTGTGTGCAATTAACTTTTTCTGTTATTAAGTCAGAAAAAATGTACTTGGTTCCATCATTTGACTAATTTGGAATAACAAAAAGCTGTTTAAGTTTAAAACCAGTATTGCTTTTTTCCAAAAGAGCCTCTGCCACATCCAGCTTGCCTGACTTCAGAAGGTGCGAACTAATTTCTTTGTGTAGCTGAGAAACGTAAACGTACCTTGGAAAATCCTAGAGAAGGAGAGCTGCAGGGCTGGCTCACAGTTATGACATGAGCCCTCCAGAAGTCCCACTCCTCTGCTGTTGGTTGGGACTGGTTGGAGTATGCAGCTGGATCCCAGCATAATGCCTTCCCTCTCAGTCGGTCTCTTCTGGCTCGTTCCTGCAGCAGCCAGCCACATAACGCAGCCTGCTCAGGAGTGCCTGCCCCGGGGCTCGCTCATGTAGCTGCCGCAGCTTTAACAGAACAGCGCCTGTTTATACAGGGCTGCAAATGCCCACCTGCAAGCAGCTGCCCCTGGCGCTTGCCTTCTTTCAGCCTTAAGGCATTTCCCATGTTATCTGCAGGGCACATGCCAACTTTAGGATGAAAGAAAAGTAGTTGCATGATTGATGAGCAGAACGACTCTAAGTGTTTCTGTTATTCGTGATGTTCTAAACATGACAGGAAAGAGCGATTCTCATTTGACACTTGTGCTCATCTTaactcttttctgtttttcaggttttgctgGAACTGCTGCTAACTGAAGTGTGTCCTGAGCTAAGAGCTCATTTAGAGCAACTTAATGCCACTTAGGTTTGAATCTGCACAATTGGACCACTAGAGAAATGTCTATGTCCAGTAATAGACATGAaacttattttcctcttttccataGAGGGCTGAGGACTAtgattatttttagcatttttctttcctcttgagTTTTTTGTGAAGTAAACAGACTTGAAAAGATCTGATGCTGTAGTAGGGTAGACAAAGCAATGCTGTATAGTTgccaatttttatttaaattgttctATTTGACTACTCTTCTGTTTCAAATATagattgaaaaataaatgttcatataagctgaaagaaaccagaaaatattttaaacatttatgaaaagaaattttGCTTATAGTGGTAAACTAATGAATGTTGTACAGATCTAATCTCCTCACTGAGGATTTGAGCATTCCTTTTCTCTTGTGTATTGAAAAAGCCTTGTCGTGCAATACTACATGTAAAGCTATTGTGGAAATtttatcaattttatttttaccaaAGACTTCCCGTAGTTTGAAGCATTTGTAAGCAATAAATAACACAACTGGATTGCAGTACTTGATAACGAGGCTGTACTGACAACTAATGAATGAGTTTGACAGCACTAGTTTCATAAGGAATATTTACGTTACTTTGAAGTCTGTGTCAAAAATATGTGTTGTAAACTGGTATGTCCTAACAGAACGCCTGTGTTAAATGTTAGTTCAGAGATTAGTGCTTATGAATTGCTTCTATGAATGATTAAGTAGACATTTAATTAAACCATTCTAATAACTTCCCTGATATTACTCAGGGCTCTTTTATTCAAGTACCCCAATTTCAAACAACCTTCAAATCTTTCCCTTATTTTATACAAGGAAGGAAAActgtcttcagtgtttttttaatttatgtaaaGAATATGTAAATACGGTCTTAATGCACATCTAAATAATTAAACATCATCAAAAATCCCTAGATGACACtcattactttcttttaaattcagtacAGTTGTGCTCTTAGAAAAGCTGCTTGCAGTTAAGACCGGCTATATTGTAAAGTACATAAAATCCCTGTGCTACATTTAAATCAATGTTTTTAGCAACTTCTAGCCTTCTGTTCCAAGAGTTTCAAAAAAGTTTTCAAGTCACGGCGCAGCACAGTCCTAAGAAGCAAGCCACATTCTGCATGTACACAGTTTGACAACTGAACAGGTATTTAGATGTGTGCAAGCTTACCAGAGCAATCGGTAAAATTTACTAGTGGTTAATCAAAGGATCTTTTAATAAAAGATTGATCATAACATTATTTAGGCATATGCCCTCTGAGCCAAGAGGTTTTTGACCATTTCTAGTACGAACAGAGGCAGTGTAAGTGCAATATGAAGGATTGAGGAGAACAGGCGCCATGCAGAGAACGTGTATATTGAATGTTTTCATactaatgtctttttttccataGATCTGTAAGTAGTATTTTCTAGTTTTAGAAGTTGACATGGTTTGAACTGTATAGCTTAGTGTCATACAGGCCAATTTCCAACTTTGAATCTTTTCAGTTCAAGAGTAAAATGTGTTAAAACATGTCAGTAGATCTAGATGCAttagaaaaacacacaaaagaaagtAAGTGCACCACTAAGGTAAGGTTTAAAAATGGTCATGCCCTGTGAATGGGTTGTATGTGAAAACTAGACAAGTTTGGGCCCAAGCTTTTTGGAgtattaaaatgtaatgtttaaatactgaaaatgcaggaaaggaaacaaccattttaatttggttttggtttgattCATGTGCTATATAGCAGTATGACATGAAGACACAGGACATCTGTCCCAGTAAAATGTCCTTAATAAACCTTAAGCCTTCAATACCATTTAAAAAACTCTGCCTTTGCTTCATCTCAGTTAAAGAATGAGTGTGagctttttgctttctctttttttttacataaagagTCAGTAAATTGCTTTAAGTAATCATTTATAGAAAATTGTTAAGCAAGCAGTAAGTGGTAAACAGTCTATAATTACTGGACATTAAAGGTGGTTTATTGTAGGAAACACATTTATATACCAGTCACAGTTAAAGGAAACACTAAATTCTCCCAAGATTAGCTGCCAGCTCAAGGTCAGAAGCAACACCAGGATCCAGAAGGCatgcctttaaaaacaaagaataggGATCTCTAGTTTGTagctaaaataaaattgtatgtTGCCAATATAACATTAATAAGGTCTTTAAGTTTTGCTGACATTATCTGAGATAATCAACTTGTTAAGAGTTAATATATTCAGCTTTAAATGCCTGTTTCTGATGCCACATAGgaaaaattcagtatttaaaatgaGTGTACTTGGCTACAGTGTTAGGcttggttttatatttttattctgtttgttgGTATGGCATGTGCTGGTACAACAGCCAGAAACATAAATCTGCTTACAGACACAATCAGTTTCCTTCACTTCCATCATCTATGTCAGTACCCTCTGGGAAGCCCATCTTCTCTTTCTTGCCTCTTTCAAAACTGACTGGGTCTAAGAATGGTAGGTCACAACCACAGCTGAGCAGTTAATTAAAACAGCaaacaagattttaattttaaatgggtATAATTGTATGGTTAACACAAGAATTATGTTCCgggcacaaaagaaaaatgaacgCACCCACAACTCTTGTCTTCTATTTGTCCTAAAGTTACTGCTTCACTTAGCAtccttgtttattttctgttccttctcttctgttGTTGATGTAATCGAGATGCCTGGCACCAGTCAGTAGAAAGAATCTCTTTTTATACTAAGAAGCTAGTGACATTTCTAGACCGTTCTCAGATGTACAGCTAGTGCATGATGAGTGAAGGCTgcaattttctttcagttgtgaTCATTATACTAGACCTGATGGAAGACAGTGGGAAGGGCTATACACACACGAATCCATGCAGCAGTTTAATCTTGATGGGCCTCTTCCATGCCTTAAGACTTATCTAGGGCTACACTGTTGATAACAGCCCATCTTACATTCCTCTCCAGATCTCCTCCTCATCCTACCCTGTGTAAGACTTTTCACAGCAGgagaacaaaatgtttaaaatgtatgtattcaGAGGATCACCTGCTCTGGTAGACTGCTTGTATCAATGGCTCCCCAAGTAAGGAGCCACAAAAATTTTTAGTGGGCAATTTATCATTTACATAACTTGCCATTTATTTGGATTGCAACAAGCTGGACATCAAAGTATTCTACCTGCAGAAACAAATGGTCTCTACATGCACAGAAATTGTAGTCTCTCTGAAGCACAGATCCAGTCTTGCTGCAGTCCCTTCAGTTGGTATAATCATCTTGCCTGGACTGTACCTTTAGGCATCACTGATATTATTTAACAGATTTGTCTTCTAGAAGCCCTTATTGAGCTTTTTCCTCAAGCAATAAATCTGACTTCACAACATTCAAAAAAGGTGACCTATTTTCCCCTGTGTATCAGTAACAGTAGATTCTCAGCTATCactaaaaatgtaaacataaaaataatcatgACAACCAGTTATGACTGATGTAAGTATTGTAAGTGAAGGTTGTAATTGTTGGAGAATCAAAAGTAGAGGAAAAGTGAGGATTTTTCAGTTTGAGAGAACGACAGACAGCAAATCAGTTGGGGATAAAATTATTCAAATTGTTGGGCTAATTTATCTTGCAGGTTATCAAGCTCTGCTGTGGTGATTATCACAGATTGTGTTGTTTGGCTGAAAGCATTGTTTGCTTAAGTGGGCAGACAGTATCCTGTCAAGACTATTTTTAGTAGTTTTCAATATACTTTTATCACTCTTCATTTTctagcacagatttttttttttttaacataaataatgTTGCAGTCTTTAACCAAACAGCAAGTTTAAAGACTCAAATCCAAGGTATCACTCAATTTCATGAGATCTAAATTAGTCTTAGAAAACTTTCCCATCTTACCTGAGAATAGTATTTTTTAGCAGCGGCTTGATCTTGCTGTACACCTAGGCCAAGCTGGAGGCATCTAGCCAGGTAGAAAGCAGCCATAGCCACCCCCTTGGCTACATACGCAGGAAGACAATCCGTCATCTTTGCTAGTGTATCGATGTCATCGTTTTTTGTAATCCTGTTGTGGAATTTGGAGCATTAGGTTCGATAATGCTATTTCAAGCAATAATTTAAGTTGCCCATATATGACTTGACAATGCCTCCTTTCTCTTTACATCGTTCTCTAAAATAAGATGAAACCTACATGTATTCAGCAGTCCAATGAGGATTCTTCTATTTAATATTTGGTTTGAAGTTAATCTTATTTGAATATTGTGATATTAAATTGCAAACAAATATGTAACTTTTGCAGCCACTTTCACTATAGTTATACTAGTTATGAAAGGCAGCATGTTTAATGCTAATTGttcctattaaaatatttcatggaaATTAATACATATATGGAGGAAAGGCAAAGCTCTTAAATAACAGCAGTCTCacctagtggaagatgtccctgcccatagcagaggagttggaactagataattTTTACAGGGCCAACCCAAACTCTTCCATGATTCTAAAATTCCAGGTTCTTACTAGGATATTAGCACATCACAGTAATCTGAAGATCCTGGACATACCCACTTATGACAACCACTTATGACTATTTCAGCtctgttattttcttccttctgcatgCATCTGTCTGCTTGCTGTCACCTTATTTTCAGCCTGATGTTTTTACTAAGAACTGTTTAAGAATCAGAGGGAGAAAGTGAAGATGGTTTTAACTATCAGGCTATAATTACCTACCATACTAATAGGTACAACATTTTCTAAGTgagaattgatttttttctaactATTGTCTTAAAACAGAAACCCCCAAGCCTCATGTACTTTCCAGATACATAACAGTAATTACATGCTGCTTCACACACCATTTTAGTTTTTTATTGTGTCAAATGGTTGCAgacttgacagaaaaaaaaaaaagaaaactgcaagtcATTTCAGTTTATAACTACTCCCTGTAAATCGGTGTTTATGAAGATTGTTCTGAACTAACCCTCTGGAAGTCAGTGCCTGCTAAAACCACTTGAATGTGTTGATAGCAAATGTTCTCCCACCTTATTTGGTGCTATTCACAAATACAGtaacacaacagaaaataaaaaaccaaaccaagcaaGACTTACTAGCAAGGACATTCAAATATAACAATAACTTTTATCTTTCCTGATACATAGCATTTTTGCCTTCCTTTCCAAGAGAGACACAACAGGATGCTGATGCAAATAACGATACTCAGTCAAGTCAGGCAAAAATTCTAGTTCAGCACAGCTGCCTTCAAGAGCAACACAGCGTAAGTACAGCTATATGGGGTAACAAAATTGTTACTGAGGTGAAGTATCAGTAGCTCATCTAGACTTCAAGTATTAGGTAAGGTTATACAGTACATAATCACATAATGTTTGTATGTAATGTAACAAACTGTGTAGTTGGCAAGGACttagaaggaaaaacaagtcTTAGCAGAAGAGGGGCTTGATACAACTGGGTTGAACTGCTCTGAGATTTTTGCTTCAGGGCCAACAGCAGTCCAAATTAAGTTTTGAGTATGGTGGCAGTATCTTTTGGTTCAGAAACGGTCATTCCTGGCTGTAGTATGAGCTTTCATTGCTATTTTCTGCAAGCACAGTTGCAGCTGATGAAGCACACTCTTGTTGGAATAATCTGTGGTGCAGCATTGACTGGAGGGATGCGTTCCAAGCAAGACAAGCTAGATATCAGTCAACTTTCagtgcaagagaaagaaaagcagcagttcagAGAGAAAACAACCCTTTTCAGCAATAAGCACAGCAAAGAACAGTCATTGCTGAACTACTGGAtgaccagagctgctgctgtgcagtgctATCTATGGTATAGGTTGAGTAAGGTGGTAAGTTGTGACACGTTTATTGCTGGGCAGCTGCAGCTTCATAAACATACCACAAAAAGCACAAATGCTGTTGTGTGGAGCTTGCATAAGTAGTCAGTGTATCTGCATCTTATTTCCGGCAAATTATTAATCTGATTGACAGATTGAGTTTTTAACATGCACTGTACAGCTCTGGAGGTTTGTCACAGAAATGTGCTGTTTATCATCAATAGAACTGGTTTTCTcagttgtttttggtttgggtttttaatttctcttttccccctgGTTCAAGATACAGAAACTTGATACAGACTGGCAGTGTTTAATATTGCAGCTGTACCAGCAGCCGCTGTTTCTGCAATACGCAAACCACTGGGGAGTATGTAGGTGAAGCAGGAGTCCCACAGTGACTGCCTGTGGAAAAGCCCGTCAGCGCTGCCGAACTGTGGCTCAGACCAGTACCTCTACGCAAGCAGGTAATTGCCAGAGACCGCTGGCTTGCAGAAGCCTGTTTTGTGGCCCAGGCTTGAAAATGCTTACGCAGGGTGCAGCCCCATGAGCAGCAACTGATGGAAAGCCAAACGGCGATGACTTGTCACTGTGCAGCAGCTGCTTGTAGGCCCCACGCCGCGCTGCTCAGGGTGAAAGATCCCGCCCACCCACTATCAGTGCTTGCATTTCCTGCAAAGGACACAGGAACTGGACCAACACACAAAGCCACAGAGCAAGGAAATGCTGGGGTGGGAGACAGTGGGTAGAAATGACATTAAGATGGGGGAGATGGAGAACAGAAGAATACTTGCAGGGGTTcaaaagggaagagggaaggcaggagcctAGAGCAGGTTCTGGACCAAGGAGACAGGAAGGCAGGGTTGAGTGTGGGCTTCTACTTGGTATTCCTAATTCAAGGCTGTTTTGCTTCCTGGGATCAGAAAGTAAAATTCAACTGCACTGAATAATTGAGAACCTCAGAGTATTCATTTTGTCTGTGGTTTGCTATTCCCTCTTTAAAGATGAGGTCTTGCAATTCATTATTTCAAATGTCTCTTGAGATTGAGACACAAGAGACTGAACTTAATCATTTTAATGTGAGTTCCACGGTCTTACATGAAGAACTAcaattttaaaaaagtgaaattaacTTCACCTTTTGGCTACTGCAGCAGCTGTTGAATAAAATTTCCTGTTGTAATAATATTCCACAAGATGGCCTTGAGCATAGATGCTTCCACgttctgctgcttctctcaaACACTCCAATGCAGCTTTAGTGTTTTTACATACACCTTGTCCATAGAGATACATAACACCAAGGGCACCCTGCGATTCCAAATTTCCATTGCCACATGCTTCTGAATGCCAGAAAAAGGCCTAAACAAGAGGCACAAAGTTGGAGTATATATTCACTTTAGCTGCTTTTCTTGCATACTGTTCCTATAAAAGCTTTTACATTAACCGGCCTGTAAGAAGTGCTTGTACATAAAGCAGAATCCTTGTAAAGCTTTTAAAGCTGCCTTGTTTACTGTCAGAGCTGTCAGTCAGTGACACCTGCTTCATTTCTGAAGGGTGCCAAGACTGACAAAATTTTTATACATCCTTCCCCCTGatactcccccaccccccaaaaaaaaaaagaaaaatcccagctAGCAGTGTCAAGTGAGTCAAAATGAGGGATTCTGGCCATCTGTTCATACAGGCTTTAAATGGATGATAATGCCTAGCAGTacttaaaatacagctttcagaGTCGAGTATATCACTgtactctttctgtgaaattccaAATTAATGGGGACTCATGAAACTCAAAAGGTACAAGTGAGCTTTACCTTCTTCAGGTCTTTTGGAACTGATACAGAATAAAGCATTCCTAAAGTACTCTGGGCCTTCACACTTGCTTTTGGGTTCCCATGGTCTGCCGCAATAAGCCACAACCTAAGAAAATGGGGACAAGGGAAGTTTAAGTAATGCAGCATCTTAGCATCTACACTCAACAGGAAAATTACTGACTGCCCTTACCTTTCAGCCTCTTCAGCTGACTGCTTAACACCGCATCCTTCATAATACGCTCTGCCAAGATTGTATGCAGCTGCAAACTTCAAGTGTCTTGCTTTCGGGGAATCAGAGTCAAGTATTTTCTTCATGTATTCCACTCCCTTTTCCTAAAATTGAGATACTTCAATTATTATGTTCAGACTGGGAAGAGGATGAAATAAAGAACCTGAGAATCCACTAACTTCTGCAAGACAGGTACTGTTTCCACTTTGAAGAAAGGCTGAGGCATACTGGTAGGACGGTCTGGAGAACAGTATCATACCAAAACGGAACTGACCTTTAGTTACTAGGTAGTTCCTAGATTTTTCTActccagcatatttttaatgtgaaacatTTCCTTATAAATGTTCATCTAATATAATATTACTCTTCTCCATTGATAAAAATTGTCTCAGAAATATTCTTGTGCTTATGAATGTCACATCCTAAATTTGCTACATTTTCAGACTTCTGTAAACTTTTTCTGCATTGCAGGATTGTTTTGCCAATTGTGAAGCCTAGCATAAAAGACACaggcagcataaagatgaacaaata of the Athene noctua chromosome 4, bAthNoc1.hap1.1, whole genome shotgun sequence genome contains:
- the LRP2BP gene encoding LRP2-binding protein isoform X3, which encodes MELRGERPPRACGARPGPEAANCSRAALLAKAEELLAETTAGGDPRACFLKGQLYYEEGLYEEALIQFEKIKDTDFQAMYQLGVMHYDGLGTKEDPEKGVEYMKKILDSDSPKARHLKFAAAYNLGRAYYEGCGVKQSAEEAERLWLIAADHGNPKASVKAQSTLGMLYSVSVPKDLKKAFFWHSEACGNGNLESQGALGVMYLYGQGVCKNTKAALECLREAAERGSIYAQGHLVEYYYNRKFYSTAAAVAKRITKNDDIDTLAKMTDCLPAYVAKGVAMAAFYLARCLQLGLGVQQDQAAAKKYYSQACLLDPGVASDLELAANLGRI
- the LRP2BP gene encoding LRP2-binding protein isoform X1 — encoded protein: MELRGERPPRACGARPGPEAAGREGGSRLPPPRLGPPRPCCCLAEAERPLVMPGPRFCSGNCSRAALLAKAEELLAETTAGGDPRACFLKGQLYYEEGLYEEALIQFEKIKDTDFQAMYQLGVMHYDGLGTKEDPEKGVEYMKKILDSDSPKARHLKFAAAYNLGRAYYEGCGVKQSAEEAERLWLIAADHGNPKASVKAQSTLGMLYSVSVPKDLKKAFFWHSEACGNGNLESQGALGVMYLYGQGVCKNTKAALECLREAAERGSIYAQGHLVEYYYNRKFYSTAAAVAKRITKNDDIDTLAKMTDCLPAYVAKGVAMAAFYLARCLQLGLGVQQDQAAAKKYYSQACLLDPGVASDLELAANLGRI
- the LRP2BP gene encoding LRP2-binding protein isoform X2 — encoded protein: MELRGERPPRACGARPGPEAAGREGGSRLPPPRLGPPRPCCCLAEAERPLVMPGPRFCSGNCSRAALLAKAEELLAETTAGGDPRACFLKGQLYYEEGLYEEALIQFEKIKDTDFQAMYQLGVMHYDGLGTKEDPEKGVEYMKKILDSDSPKARHLKFAAAYNLGRAYYEGCGVKQSAEEAERLWLIAADHGNPKASVKAQSTLGMLYSVSVPKDLKKAFFWHSEACGNGNLESQGALGVMYLYGQGVCKNTKAALECLREAAERGSIYAQGHLVEYYYNRKFYSTAAAVAKRITKNDDIDTLAKMTDCLPAYVAKGVAMAAFYLARCLQLGLGVQQDQAAAKKYYSQV